The following coding sequences are from one Paenibacillus sp. FSL R5-0912 window:
- a CDS encoding TetR/AcrR family transcriptional regulator, producing MSNSLLTKNALARSLKKLMLAKPLNKITIQQLTADCGVTRHTFYNHFQDIYELLGWVYRSEVIEGLEPYRCCAGWKQGFLSVLRYIVSNKTICLNTFHSLGREHLEQFLYGVIYGVMIRVVEELDGQEQDREGQKQIPEQGRSQARQDIADFYTLAILEQVIHWLKAGANTDPAEMVEKVARIMEGSIARGLEHYQAAAAHPAQ from the coding sequence ATGTCCAATTCACTGTTAACCAAGAACGCTTTAGCCCGGTCACTCAAAAAACTCATGCTCGCAAAGCCCCTGAACAAAATTACGATCCAGCAGCTTACAGCGGATTGCGGCGTGACCCGGCATACGTTTTATAATCATTTTCAGGATATCTACGAGCTGCTCGGCTGGGTCTACAGGTCAGAGGTAATTGAAGGGCTGGAACCCTACCGCTGCTGCGCCGGCTGGAAGCAGGGATTTTTAAGCGTCCTGCGGTACATCGTGAGTAACAAAACCATCTGTCTGAACACCTTTCATTCGCTTGGACGCGAGCATTTGGAACAGTTTCTGTACGGAGTTATTTATGGTGTCATGATCAGGGTAGTGGAAGAACTGGACGGGCAGGAGCAGGATCGTGAAGGACAAAAACAGATACCGGAACAGGGGAGAAGCCAGGCCAGACAGGACATTGCCGATTTCTACACACTGGCTATCCTTGAACAGGTGATCCACTGGCTCAAAGCAGGGGCAAATACCGACCCGGCCGAAATGGTGGAGAAGGTAGCGCGGATTATGGAAGGAAGCATCGCCCGGGGCCTGGAACACTACCAGGCTGCCGCCGCCCACCCGGCCCAGTGA
- a CDS encoding aldo/keto reductase, giving the protein MNRRRYGNTGKTVSEIGFGAWQLGNKQDWEAMEDRAAVSLVHEALELGMNFFDTAPGYGHGASETLLGAALSGRRTGAVINTKFGHRADGSTSFDADHIRASVEGSLQRLQTDYVDSVLIHNPPFELLDGKYGHYDELDKLKAEGKILAYGVSVDSVPEMLEVIRHTDIGVMEVMFNIFYQETAEAFELAHERNIAIIVKVPLDSGWLSGKYDSSSTFEGVRSRWSPEVIAKRAALVDRIRFITDEETTMTMAALRFILAHPQVTTVIPGVRSSTQLAENISASHEVMPAEHVVRLKELWDKEIRNQQLGW; this is encoded by the coding sequence TTGAATAGAAGAAGGTACGGCAATACGGGAAAGACTGTATCGGAGATTGGCTTCGGTGCCTGGCAGCTTGGGAACAAGCAGGATTGGGAGGCTATGGAGGATCGTGCAGCGGTCTCTCTGGTGCATGAAGCGCTGGAGCTCGGCATGAATTTCTTCGATACCGCCCCGGGTTACGGGCACGGTGCCAGTGAAACCCTGCTCGGAGCAGCCCTATCCGGCAGACGCACAGGTGCTGTGATCAACACCAAATTCGGTCACAGGGCAGATGGCAGCACCAGCTTTGATGCGGACCACATTCGGGCCTCCGTCGAAGGCAGCTTACAGCGTCTGCAGACGGATTATGTGGATTCCGTGCTGATTCATAATCCGCCTTTTGAGCTGCTGGACGGCAAATACGGTCACTACGACGAGCTGGACAAGCTAAAAGCTGAAGGAAAAATTCTCGCTTACGGAGTTTCGGTCGATTCCGTGCCGGAAATGCTGGAGGTCATCCGCCATACGGATATCGGCGTTATGGAGGTGATGTTCAATATCTTTTACCAGGAAACGGCGGAAGCTTTCGAGCTGGCCCATGAGAGAAACATAGCGATTATCGTCAAGGTCCCTCTGGACTCCGGCTGGCTCTCCGGCAAATATGACAGCAGCAGCACCTTCGAAGGGGTAAGAAGCCGCTGGTCTCCGGAGGTGATCGCGAAACGCGCGGCCCTGGTGGATCGCATCCGGTTCATAACGGACGAAGAGACGACCATGACTATGGCTGCGCTGCGCTTCATCCTTGCTCACCCTCAGGTCACCACCGTTATTCCCGGAGTACGCAGCAGCACACAGCTGGCCGAGAATATATCCGCAAGCCATGAGGTGATGCCGGCGGAGCATGTGGTGAGGCTCAAGGAGCTGTGGGACAAGGAGATCCGGAATCAGCAGCTGGGCTGGTAA
- a CDS encoding metallophosphoesterase family protein produces MISDIHGCVEEFNLLLRRANYIPSEDQLILLGDYVDRGPDSRAVVEQVKRLAEEHGVIVLRGNHDQMACDALAGEDDKRDTHWITGGGFHTLLSYCGGRDSVLLRPDSGWKEYAEMKEYMRREYQEHLDFLGTLPFYYETDTHVFVHAGIDPSLADWTSQREYDFIWIREPFYNHPVTSTAKTVVFGHTSTVDLQDGAGIWFSPHGDKIGIDGGCVYGEQLNCLEINEDGYKTYSIRFGEKE; encoded by the coding sequence GTGATTAGTGACATTCATGGATGCGTGGAGGAATTCAACCTGCTGCTCCGCAGAGCCAACTATATCCCCTCCGAAGACCAGTTAATTCTGCTTGGTGATTATGTGGACCGGGGGCCGGACAGCAGGGCGGTGGTTGAGCAGGTGAAACGTCTTGCGGAAGAGCACGGTGTTATCGTGCTGCGGGGCAATCATGACCAGATGGCGTGTGATGCGCTGGCCGGTGAAGATGACAAGCGCGATACACACTGGATTACAGGTGGAGGATTTCATACCTTGCTGAGTTATTGCGGAGGCCGCGATTCGGTCCTGCTGCGCCCGGATTCAGGCTGGAAGGAGTATGCGGAGATGAAGGAATATATGCGCCGCGAGTATCAGGAGCATCTGGATTTTCTGGGTACGCTGCCTTTCTATTATGAAACGGACACCCATGTATTCGTCCACGCAGGAATTGATCCTTCTCTTGCCGACTGGACAAGCCAGCGGGAGTATGATTTCATCTGGATTCGCGAGCCGTTCTACAATCATCCGGTAACCTCTACCGCAAAGACGGTCGTATTCGGCCATACCTCCACGGTAGATTTGCAGGACGGGGCAGGAATCTGGTTCAGCCCGCATGGAGACAAGATTGGCATTGACGGCGGCTGTGTATATGGAGAGCAGCTGAACTGTCTGGAGATTAATGAAGACGGGTATAAGACCTATTCAATCCGGTTTGGCGAAAAGGAATAA
- the tnpB gene encoding IS200/IS605 family element RNA-guided endonuclease TnpB gives MLVSAQEVSPKPLVHQAYKYRIYPNTEQQQLIRRMFGCCRFVFNYFLGAWNQRYAETGKGLSYHACATQLPGLKAQYDWLKEVDSIALQSAARHVADSFDRFFKKQNQAPRFKSRKHPIQSYTTKFTNGNIAMEGSRLKLPKLGWIRFANSRKLEGRILSATVRKNASGKFFVSLVCEVQKNPLPQVDTPIGIDLGLKEYAVCSNGEHIANPRFYRQYENKLALWQRRMARRTPGGSNWKKARQHIARIHERIANKRNDFLHKLTTRLIRENQTISIEHLRVANMIQNPKLSKSIADASWGEWVRQLTYKAKWYGRNLRIAETFEPTSQRCHVCGTIHPEVKNLSIREWTCTACGTIHDRDENAAHNIEQVAV, from the coding sequence ATGCTCGTGTCTGCGCAGGAGGTTTCTCCGAAACCCCTGGTTCATCAAGCCTATAAATATCGGATCTACCCCAATACAGAGCAACAGCAACTCATTCGTCGAATGTTTGGCTGCTGCCGTTTTGTGTTCAATTACTTCTTGGGAGCTTGGAATCAAAGGTATGCGGAAACGGGAAAAGGCTTGTCTTATCACGCTTGTGCGACACAACTCCCCGGTTTAAAAGCACAATACGACTGGCTGAAAGAAGTCGATAGCATCGCTTTGCAGTCGGCTGCCCGTCATGTGGCGGATAGCTTTGATCGTTTTTTCAAGAAGCAAAATCAAGCGCCACGCTTCAAGAGCCGAAAGCATCCGATTCAAAGTTACACGACCAAATTCACCAACGGGAATATCGCCATGGAGGGCAGTCGCTTGAAGCTCCCCAAACTCGGCTGGATACGTTTTGCAAACTCCCGGAAGCTGGAAGGCCGGATATTGTCCGCTACCGTTCGTAAAAACGCCAGCGGGAAATTTTTCGTCTCGCTCGTTTGCGAAGTTCAAAAGAACCCTCTGCCTCAGGTGGATACACCTATTGGCATCGACTTAGGCTTGAAAGAATATGCAGTATGCTCAAACGGCGAACATATCGCCAATCCTCGCTTTTACCGTCAATACGAGAACAAGCTGGCGCTTTGGCAGCGGCGGATGGCTCGGCGTACTCCGGGCGGCTCCAACTGGAAGAAAGCAAGGCAGCATATCGCTCGTATTCACGAACGCATTGCCAATAAACGAAATGACTTCCTCCACAAGCTGACCACGAGACTGATTCGTGAAAACCAAACGATTAGTATCGAACATCTGCGTGTGGCGAATATGATTCAGAACCCCAAGCTTTCAAAATCCATTGCTGATGCGTCTTGGGGCGAGTGGGTGCGACAGCTGACGTATAAAGCGAAATGGTATGGACGAAATCTTCGGATCGCCGAAACGTTTGAGCCGACCAGTCAGCGTTGCCATGTGTGTGGCACAATCCACCCCGAGGTGAAGAACCTGTCCATTCGGGAATGGACGTGTACGGCCTGCGGGACGATCCATGACCGTGACGAAAACGCCGCTCACAATATTGAACAAGTAGCGGTTTAA
- a CDS encoding sigma-70 family RNA polymerase sigma factor: protein MLQWIEEAQKGDAGAFRQLTEHVRGMAYVVSYHMLGDVQLAEDAVQEAFIEAYMNLGSLQEPAAFPGWFRTIVVRQCHRLLRRRHQTLLPLEAAVHVAGSSPGVEEIAERREWAQVLHSSVAELSARLRVPLQLFYFYGYSLQEISVYLGIPAGTLKKRLYDGRRKLKGAFPVADLAAALNLLQEGGQRMLHIVNGDFVGDKLKQGIVQGDVLVWREIYTAGPIFMNPSSAQERRLRAEVLQATLGIPAEEYMKGCEEQERMLSGFQRYDEVVLWFEHDLFDQSMLAYLLHWFSNRKLGSTKLSLLCIGEFPGIELFHGLGQLTAEQLQTLSGTWQNIGTEELQLGSRLWQAYASPDPRQLAQLLEESKPELAKSAFSFAYDAFKLHLSRLPSIDNGLGIAEQTTLEAVAGGADTPLKLFRQVTDALHRLGMGDVEYWKVLRTLTAGEHPLLIIEGTAEITDYREVPEFLNRTVIMSELGERVLAGTADRVRIQGIDEWYGGLHLQGHEVPWRWDSAAELPVQVET from the coding sequence ATGCTGCAGTGGATTGAAGAAGCACAGAAAGGGGACGCCGGAGCATTCAGGCAGCTGACAGAGCATGTCCGGGGTATGGCTTACGTAGTGTCTTACCATATGCTGGGAGATGTTCAGCTGGCGGAAGACGCGGTGCAGGAGGCATTTATTGAGGCGTATATGAACCTTGGGAGTCTGCAGGAGCCGGCGGCGTTTCCGGGCTGGTTCAGAACCATTGTGGTTAGGCAGTGCCACCGGTTGCTGCGGCGCAGACACCAAACACTGCTGCCGCTAGAGGCAGCAGTACATGTCGCCGGGTCTTCTCCAGGCGTTGAGGAAATTGCCGAACGCAGAGAATGGGCACAGGTGCTGCATAGCTCGGTGGCAGAATTGTCCGCCAGGCTGCGGGTACCGCTGCAGCTGTTCTACTTCTATGGCTATTCGCTACAGGAGATTTCCGTTTATTTGGGAATTCCGGCCGGAACGCTGAAGAAAAGGCTGTATGACGGCAGACGCAAGCTGAAGGGGGCTTTTCCCGTAGCCGATCTTGCGGCCGCATTGAATCTGTTACAAGAGGGAGGACAGCGTATGCTGCATATTGTGAACGGTGATTTCGTTGGAGATAAGCTGAAGCAGGGGATTGTCCAAGGAGATGTGCTCGTATGGAGAGAAATCTACACGGCGGGGCCGATATTCATGAATCCGTCGTCAGCGCAGGAGCGGCGGCTGCGGGCGGAGGTTCTGCAGGCCACACTGGGAATTCCGGCAGAAGAATATATGAAGGGCTGTGAGGAGCAGGAGCGCATGCTCAGCGGATTTCAGCGTTATGATGAAGTGGTCCTGTGGTTTGAGCATGATCTGTTCGACCAGAGTATGCTGGCCTACCTGCTGCACTGGTTCAGCAACCGGAAGCTGGGCAGCACGAAGCTGAGTCTGCTCTGCATCGGGGAATTTCCCGGAATTGAGCTGTTCCATGGTCTGGGCCAGCTTACGGCAGAACAGCTTCAGACCTTGTCCGGAACCTGGCAGAATATCGGCACGGAGGAGCTGCAGCTTGGGAGCAGGCTATGGCAGGCATATGCATCTCCAGACCCCCGGCAGCTGGCACAGCTCCTGGAAGAGAGCAAGCCCGAGCTGGCCAAATCCGCGTTTTCTTTTGCCTATGATGCCTTTAAGCTTCATCTCTCACGTCTGCCTTCAATTGATAACGGTCTTGGTATTGCCGAACAGACGACGCTTGAGGCTGTGGCTGGCGGAGCGGATACGCCCCTGAAGCTGTTCCGTCAAGTTACAGATGCACTGCACCGACTGGGAATGGGAGACGTGGAATACTGGAAGGTTCTTCGCACGCTGACGGCTGGAGAGCATCCTCTGCTTATTATTGAGGGTACGGCAGAAATTACAGACTACAGAGAAGTACCGGAATTCCTGAACCGCACAGTTATTATGTCAGAGCTGGGGGAGAGGGTATTGGCCGGAACAGCGGATAGAGTGAGGATACAAGGTATAGATGAATGGTACGGCGGGCTGCATCTGCAGGGGCATGAGGTGCCTTGGCGCTGGGACAGCGCTGCTGAATTACCAGTGCAGGTCGAAACGTAA
- a CDS encoding YDG domain-containing protein, with protein sequence MNPKPGRLFLSTLMIVTALYSSSVGTAFGAAAPSLTGITGHWAQNEVTEWVENGFIQGYADGSFKPDNSLKRTEFMALINRAFGFTETAAVSYTDLSSSNWAYAEVAKAVKAGYVNGYSDGTIGTGKTISRQEAAVIINRLLKLDAAQTSAIFSDSKDIAAWALGSVNAVASAGIMKGYSEDNSFKPGRDITRAEAVVSLTRTKAIEAAPASTPDNTGTVTPSATASPAASPTASPTATPSPPRNPDIPSVPTSTPVSTPTAAPEPEATATSEPTAAPTVTPDPADTTAPILTSVTLGAVTVGDNVYGTSNEAGYLYLVPSTVIVTPTGLENSVQADHGIKLAVTASVYSQLNTQGLPADHYVVYAVDSSGNISIPSSTIEVIAIELSLDAPASLTESRTYDGTATAAVTASPLQGVLSGDVVEVHASASYSSAVPGISKTITVIYTLSGAQAASYIAPAPYTVHTGIISLNPLTVGAPDLTLAKFKDGTTTAAVIPGQLVGVIPGEDVSVSAVANYDTSAVGTGKTITVVYTLSGADAGNYIAPVNYIATNGEVDKDQITRSRVYDGTTAAAVVAGAVTGIEPGDIVTVEGIGEYSDVNVGMNKIITISYILTGPDAGNYLPPVSYTISTGIITALQLDITPPAITESKLFDGTLSAQVTPGTLIGVLPGDDVTVSATAAYSDAAVGSGKIITVVYTLSGDDAANYLAPGNYMISIGVIVAP encoded by the coding sequence TTGAACCCTAAACCCGGCAGACTTTTTCTCTCCACACTAATGATTGTTACCGCACTTTATTCTTCTTCGGTTGGAACAGCTTTTGGCGCGGCAGCACCTTCATTAACAGGCATCACAGGCCACTGGGCTCAGAACGAAGTGACGGAATGGGTTGAAAACGGGTTCATTCAGGGATACGCCGACGGCAGCTTCAAGCCGGATAACAGTCTGAAAAGAACCGAATTCATGGCGCTGATTAATCGTGCGTTTGGGTTCACTGAAACTGCGGCTGTCTCCTATACGGACCTCTCTTCAAGCAACTGGGCCTACGCCGAGGTTGCCAAAGCAGTCAAAGCCGGATATGTCAACGGATATTCAGATGGGACCATCGGTACAGGCAAGACCATCAGCAGACAGGAAGCCGCAGTAATCATCAACCGGTTATTGAAGCTGGATGCAGCGCAGACCAGCGCTATTTTCAGCGATTCCAAGGATATTGCCGCCTGGGCACTGGGTTCTGTAAATGCAGTAGCCTCCGCAGGGATCATGAAAGGGTATTCCGAAGATAACAGCTTCAAGCCCGGCAGGGATATTACACGCGCGGAAGCAGTAGTATCATTAACTAGGACTAAGGCCATTGAGGCTGCACCGGCCAGTACACCGGATAATACAGGCACGGTCACCCCTTCGGCAACTGCCTCTCCGGCAGCCAGTCCAACAGCTTCACCGACGGCTACACCTTCACCTCCCCGGAACCCCGATATTCCTTCAGTTCCAACGTCCACACCTGTCTCCACACCTACAGCAGCACCAGAACCGGAAGCTACAGCAACATCAGAACCTACAGCGGCTCCGACTGTGACTCCTGATCCGGCAGATACGACAGCCCCGATCCTTACAAGTGTAACTCTTGGAGCCGTTACTGTAGGAGACAATGTATACGGGACAAGTAACGAAGCGGGTTATTTGTATCTGGTCCCTTCTACAGTAATTGTCACCCCAACCGGTCTGGAGAATTCTGTCCAAGCTGACCACGGGATAAAGCTGGCGGTAACTGCCTCCGTCTATTCCCAGCTGAACACGCAGGGCCTGCCTGCAGATCATTATGTTGTATATGCTGTAGATAGCTCCGGCAATATTTCAATCCCTTCAAGCACGATTGAGGTTATAGCCATTGAGCTGTCCCTAGATGCTCCGGCCTCACTGACGGAGTCCAGAACCTATGATGGCACTGCCACCGCAGCGGTAACCGCAAGTCCTCTGCAAGGCGTGCTGAGCGGTGACGTAGTAGAAGTGCATGCATCCGCTTCTTACAGCAGCGCGGTGCCCGGGATCAGCAAGACTATAACAGTTATCTACACCTTAAGCGGAGCCCAGGCAGCCAGTTATATTGCTCCAGCCCCATACACCGTACATACGGGGATCATCTCGCTGAATCCATTGACCGTCGGGGCTCCGGATCTGACCTTGGCGAAGTTCAAGGACGGAACAACCACGGCAGCTGTTATCCCTGGTCAGCTCGTTGGAGTAATCCCCGGCGAAGATGTCAGTGTGAGCGCCGTTGCCAACTATGATACCTCTGCAGTGGGTACGGGCAAGACCATAACTGTAGTCTATACACTTAGCGGTGCTGATGCCGGAAATTATATTGCACCTGTGAACTACATCGCTACGAATGGAGAAGTTGATAAGGACCAGATTACACGGTCCAGAGTCTATGATGGAACTACTGCGGCGGCAGTGGTTGCCGGGGCCGTGACCGGAATCGAACCTGGTGATATCGTCACAGTAGAAGGTATTGGTGAATACAGCGATGTCAATGTAGGAATGAATAAAATCATAACTATTTCGTACATTTTGACAGGTCCAGACGCTGGCAATTATCTCCCGCCTGTTAGCTACACCATAAGCACGGGGATTATCACTGCCTTGCAGTTAGACATTACCCCACCAGCCATCACGGAGTCCAAGCTCTTTGACGGAACGCTATCAGCGCAAGTTACTCCAGGCACTCTGATTGGAGTCCTTCCGGGAGATGATGTAACGGTCAGCGCAACGGCGGCTTACAGCGACGCTGCTGTGGGCAGCGGCAAAATCATCACCGTAGTCTACACCTTATCCGGGGACGATGCCGCGAACTATTTGGCACCAGGGAATTATATGATTTCCATAGGTGTAATTGTAGCGCCTTAG
- a CDS encoding IS3 family transposase (programmed frameshift) has product MGNLNRTLFTEDIIRRLEKNPNVQRVSETNISYTAEFKLAAVKAYNEGTPPSEIFLKAGFDLNLIGSKKPKHSLKRWRDSFAKYGELGLLEERRGKGSAGRKPACALSADEELKRAKAKIKLLEAEVGLSKKARSARTEPRKTLTPSERYEIIYHTLRAHGLSRMTRYLCGVAAVSTSGYYRWLGAEQRRQLRAADDERDLVLIKQHFNALQGRAGALVIKMRLEHLSGVTMNHKKIRRLMRKFNLVAALRQANPYRKMAKATQEHQTCANLLKRQFDQKEPEKVFLTDITYLRYGNGQWAYLSCIKDGATRQILADCVAGTLELPLVEKTIRRLLERLDGNLHPEAIFHSDQGMHYTHPKTRLQIEQAGFQQSMSRKGNCWDNASMESFFGHMKDEMSVRDCQNLTEVRARVSEYIAYYNSERYQWTLKKMTPDEFRSHLLAS; this is encoded by the exons GTGGGAAATTTAAATCGAACCCTATTTACGGAAGATATCATTAGAAGATTAGAGAAGAATCCAAATGTTCAGCGAGTATCCGAGACGAATATTTCGTATACTGCTGAGTTTAAGTTGGCGGCAGTGAAGGCCTACAACGAGGGGACACCCCCGTCAGAAATATTTCTTAAGGCGGGCTTTGACCTAAATCTCATCGGTTCTAAAAAACCAAAGCATAGTTTGAAACGCTGGAGAGATAGCTTTGCTAAATATGGTGAACTAGGACTACTGGAAGAACGGCGTGGCAAAGGCAGCGCTGGACGAAAGCCTGCATGTGCCTTGTCTGCTGACGAAGAACTGAAGCGCGCAAAGGCGAAGATTAAATTACTAGAAGCTGAGGTCG GACTTTCTAAAAAAGCTCGAAGCGCTCGAACGGAACCAAGGAAAACCTTAACACCTTCGGAGCGCTACGAAATCATTTATCACACCCTGAGAGCCCATGGATTAAGCCGTATGACTCGTTATCTATGTGGAGTCGCCGCTGTGAGCACCAGTGGCTATTACAGATGGCTGGGCGCCGAGCAAAGGCGTCAACTCCGTGCAGCCGACGACGAGCGCGACCTTGTTCTTATTAAGCAACACTTCAACGCATTACAAGGAAGAGCTGGCGCTTTGGTGATTAAGATGCGTTTGGAGCATCTCAGCGGTGTCACCATGAATCACAAGAAGATTCGCCGATTAATGCGTAAATTTAACCTTGTCGCAGCCTTACGGCAAGCTAATCCGTACCGTAAGATGGCAAAGGCAACGCAGGAGCATCAGACCTGCGCAAACTTACTGAAACGCCAATTTGACCAGAAAGAGCCGGAGAAAGTCTTTCTAACCGATATCACCTATCTGCGGTACGGAAACGGACAGTGGGCTTATCTTTCGTGCATAAAAGATGGAGCAACCCGGCAAATTCTTGCTGACTGTGTAGCAGGGACACTAGAGTTACCACTCGTTGAAAAAACCATTCGGCGTCTGCTGGAACGGCTTGATGGAAATCTTCATCCAGAAGCCATTTTCCACTCCGATCAGGGCATGCACTACACACATCCTAAAACTCGTCTCCAAATTGAGCAGGCAGGTTTTCAACAGTCTATGTCCCGTAAAGGGAACTGTTGGGACAATGCATCGATGGAGTCGTTCTTTGGGCATATGAAAGATGAAATGAGCGTTCGAGATTGTCAGAATCTCACAGAAGTCAGGGCTCGTGTTTCGGAATATATTGCCTACTATAACTCCGAGCGATACCAATGGACATTAAAGAAGATGACTCCTGACGAATTCAGAAGTCATCTCCTTGCGAGCTAG
- a CDS encoding RNA 2'-phosphotransferase, whose protein sequence is MDYSKVSKEVSYALRHAPWEYELELDDEGFVEIQQLLSALRLEQQWNSVTADDLAKMIEVSAKQRHEIVEGRIRALYGHSVLQKIIKQNETPPPVLYHGTARQWVETILHEGLKPMKRQYVHFSVDTETAKLVGGRKDSNPVILIIDAGRAANEGIKFYQGNHNIWLADYIPPEFISD, encoded by the coding sequence ATGGATTATTCGAAGGTCAGTAAAGAGGTTTCATATGCACTGCGTCACGCGCCTTGGGAGTATGAACTGGAATTAGATGATGAGGGCTTTGTAGAGATACAGCAGCTATTAAGCGCACTGCGCCTTGAGCAACAATGGAATTCAGTAACTGCAGATGATCTGGCTAAGATGATAGAGGTATCGGCTAAACAGCGGCATGAGATTGTGGAGGGCAGGATAAGGGCGCTATATGGTCACTCTGTGCTTCAAAAGATAATTAAGCAGAATGAAACCCCACCCCCCGTTCTGTACCATGGGACAGCCAGGCAATGGGTGGAGACGATTCTGCACGAGGGCCTTAAACCAATGAAGAGACAGTATGTGCATTTCTCGGTTGATACCGAAACAGCAAAGCTGGTTGGAGGCCGTAAAGATTCTAATCCTGTGATCTTAATAATTGACGCCGGGCGGGCAGCGAACGAAGGAATCAAGTTTTACCAAGGCAATCATAATATCTGGTTAGCGGACTACATCCCGCCTGAATTCATTTCTGACTAG
- the sigF gene encoding RNA polymerase sporulation sigma factor SigF, which yields MDAESKKAPPTYLDDAEVKRLIALSQAGDHTARDTLVNCNIRLVWSVVQRFMNRGYEPDDLFQIGCIGLLKSVDKFDLSYEVKFSTYAVPMIIGEIQRFLRDDGTLKVSRSLKEMANKVRKMKDEMSKTLDRLPTIGEVAEALGVTPEEIVFAQEANKPPTSIHETVFENDGDPITLIDQIADESQERWFDKLALNEAIGALTERERLIVYLRYYRDQTQSEVASRLGISQVQVSRLEKKILANIREQIAQ from the coding sequence ATGGATGCAGAGTCAAAAAAAGCTCCGCCGACCTATTTGGACGATGCGGAGGTCAAACGTCTAATCGCACTCAGTCAAGCCGGGGATCATACGGCCCGCGACACGCTGGTCAATTGCAATATCCGCCTCGTCTGGTCGGTGGTGCAGCGGTTTATGAACCGTGGATATGAACCGGATGATTTGTTCCAGATCGGCTGTATCGGACTTCTGAAGTCCGTTGATAAATTCGACCTCAGCTATGAGGTCAAGTTCTCCACCTATGCGGTGCCGATGATTATCGGCGAGATCCAGCGGTTCCTCCGCGATGACGGCACACTCAAGGTCAGCCGCTCACTCAAGGAAATGGCCAATAAGGTGCGTAAGATGAAGGATGAAATGTCCAAAACGCTCGACCGCCTGCCGACCATCGGCGAAGTGGCGGAGGCGCTGGGCGTGACACCCGAAGAAATCGTCTTCGCCCAGGAAGCCAACAAGCCGCCGACTTCGATTCATGAGACGGTCTTCGAGAATGACGGCGATCCGATCACACTGATCGACCAGATCGCCGACGAGTCGCAAGAGCGCTGGTTCGACAAGCTTGCCTTGAATGAGGCCATCGGAGCCTTAACCGAGCGCGAGCGCCTGATCGTCTACCTGCGCTACTACCGCGACCAGACCCAGTCCGAAGTCGCCAGCCGCCTCGGCATTTCGCAGGTTCAGGTGTCGAGGCTGGAGAAGAAGATTCTCGCGAACATCCGTGAGCAGATCGCGCAGTAG
- the spoIIAB gene encoding anti-sigma F factor, giving the protein MTNSEARNFMSVQFAALSENESFARVVVASFVSRLDPTMEELNDLKTVVSEAVTNCIIHGYDSDPAGVVSISASIDVETVHLTIEDQGKGIEDLELAQQPLYTSKPELERSGMGFTIMENFMDEFEVTSEPGRGTSISMKKTIVSKKALYN; this is encoded by the coding sequence ATGACAAATAGTGAAGCTCGTAACTTCATGAGCGTCCAGTTTGCCGCACTGTCGGAGAATGAATCATTCGCACGTGTGGTAGTGGCATCTTTTGTCTCCAGGCTCGATCCGACCATGGAGGAGCTGAATGACCTGAAGACGGTTGTGTCGGAGGCGGTCACCAACTGCATTATCCACGGATACGACAGTGATCCTGCAGGAGTGGTCAGCATCTCCGCTTCCATTGATGTTGAGACGGTGCATTTGACGATTGAAGATCAGGGCAAGGGCATTGAGGATTTGGAGCTGGCCCAGCAGCCGCTGTATACCTCCAAGCCGGAGCTGGAGCGGTCGGGCATGGGTTTTACCATTATGGAGAATTTCATGGATGAATTCGAAGTTACCAGTGAACCGGGACGCGGCACCTCCATTTCAATGAAGAAAACCATCGTCTCGAAAAAAGCTTTATACAATTAG
- the spoIIAA gene encoding anti-sigma F factor antagonist gives MNSHVEMEHHRGVLIVRLSGELDHHAADYVRMDMDEAIMRGQVEHLILSLKELQFMDSSGLGVILGRYKLIRSKGGKMAVCDATAPVKRLLEMSGLFKIMPLYDDESAALSDLEVAL, from the coding sequence ATGAATTCTCATGTGGAGATGGAGCATCACCGGGGTGTGCTGATTGTCCGTTTGTCTGGTGAACTGGATCATCACGCAGCCGATTATGTACGTATGGATATGGATGAAGCGATTATGCGGGGCCAGGTGGAGCATCTGATTCTCAGCCTCAAGGAGCTGCAGTTCATGGATAGCTCAGGCCTCGGAGTCATTCTGGGAAGGTACAAGCTGATCCGCAGCAAGGGCGGCAAAATGGCAGTCTGCGATGCCACAGCACCCGTGAAGCGCCTGCTGGAAATGTCGGGCCTGTTCAAGATCATGCCCCTATATGACGACGAGAGCGCTGCACTCTCGGATTTGGAGGTTGCGTTATGA